The genomic stretch GATTCGTCTTTCCCCATTTCTCCAATGCAAGAGAAAGCCAATCACAAGAAAAATTATAATACTTGCACCAATACCTGTAAGTTATAAACATCAAATACTTACTTTCTTAAGTTTTGTAccagtttttgttttgttttgtgatgtagttttttattttctattttcaCATTCTGAGTTCTTCTATCTTTACCTGCAGTGATGATAACTGGCTTGAGCCAAGCCTTTGAAGAAGATATGCAGCCATCAGTTCGTGTGCCATTTCCATGGTAACCCTTTGGGCATTCGCAATTATAGCCTCCGTCAATGTTAGTACAGTATTCTGGTTTCTCACATTCATTTGCTCCCTTGCATTCATCAATATCTGATCgcattatattaataattaaagACGTATAAATTGACAAGACTACGAAGTTCAAACAACACAAATCGTTGCGTCTTGTTAGTATTTATGTTTGGTGATTAAGAATATCTTTACATGGTTTTTTTTAACACAATCCACTTATATGGACATAGGCATGAGACTTTGAGACATATAAGTAATGTTAGTCTATACAATTCGTCAATAACCACAATCGTCGATAACCATTTGGAGAGGTTTTAAATAATGTgaaattttagcattttaatagTCGAAGTTTTTAAACTTTGACCAAGTCAAATGAGGTTTATGGGTTAAATCGTTAATTAGTATTGGTTGTTTTAAACAACCTGATTAGATTATACGGAGTACTAAACAATAAGCACcataagaaaataaataaaaattggtTCGAGTAAGATAATCAGTGCACAACAAATTAAATGTTTAGCTATGTTAATCTGACTTGTCTGTGAATTGTACTGTCGTGGCCGAAAGTATTTGAGTATTGGATAAGGTTTTTCTAAGTGAAATTTTCacttttttggtctaaaatgaagtgttGGAAGTGTTGACCAAAGtaaagtgtcggagtaacatagatgGTAAATCCATGAAATAGTTACCTTGGCAGCCTTGGGGAAGGTAAGGATTTCCAGTAAACCCATCCTTGCACTCGCACCGGTACCCGTCTTGGTCAGGCTCTAAACCAGAGCAAATAGTGTTGTTCTTACACAAGCAAGTGCCCTGTTGTTGAGCTTTCAAACAACTCTGTCTTCCAATCCCCCAATTGAATACCACAGGAAGTAAAGGGAAATCTGAATAAAACCCCAATTTCTGAGTCAAATTCTTTCTCAAAAACGTGAACGCATCGGTAGCCACAGGAAAGGCGACACTACATGGGTTAAAAGGCACATCGGTGTGGTTATCAAAGCTTGCAACTGTGGTAGTTATATTGGTTACACCATCTGGTATTGAAGCCTCACAACAACCGACCCCATTACACTGATTGTCGGTGACACTGTTTAAGCTGTCACATTTAGTCATGCACCCTGTGTAGTATTGTTCGCCATGTCGAAACCCAGTAAACCAGGCATAGGTGTCACAGCCTGTTGCGACTAACATGTTTTTGGTGCTAGATATGGTAAATGTTATCAGGTTTGCCCATGTAGAGTGACTCCCTGTGGACTCGCCTTGGCTATAACAATTGAAAGACATATTCAGATTGATCCCTATTTCGCCCTCTTTCAAGGAAATATTCGAAACCGGTACGTTATCACCAAGGATTAGTTTCGGAGGATTAGAACCACTGTCACACATGAGTTTCATTATGGGGTAATCTTTGAGATTATCTGGATCATCGTAGTAACAACCCTCTTCTATACCAAATGGGTATGGAATCGTAACGTTCCCACACTTTGAGGTACAATGTGGGGCGATAACGAGTGAGGATGATGCTTCATCTCCTGTGATCAGTGGTGTTAATACCATAGTAACGAGAATTGTGAAGACATGGTTTCGGTATCCCATGTCTAAGCTATTTTTTCAGATTGGGTGGTTCTGTACTTAATTACTCGCTAATTTTGTAGGCTAGAGTTTGCTTTGAACATTAGAATGTTGATATTTAAGCTACAGATGAAAATGTTGGTCCATGAAATAGTTGACCTCGAAGTCGTCTACTTGTTATTGCTTCATCATTATTGTTTCTGAATCATGATATGTGGTTGAAGATTTAATTTTTAAGGGAGTGGACCAACTTTTTTATTATGTGAACAAGGAGGGTTGTTTCATGAACTAGGATATGGTTGACCTTGACTGAATCTCTTAACATTATTGTTCACTGATTAGTGAAGAAGTATTTAATTTCTTAAATAGTTGTCAAAATTGTTGATaatatttgtttttttgttgttaattagttgttgaTAAGGTTACAAGAAGGCATGGACAATGCATTTAGTCCCCTGGTATCAAGATAGCGAGGCCGGTATGTTTTTAACTATATCTGATGGTTTTGAGTGGTCAGATAGTTATTTTGTGTCATTCGATTTTATATTTTCTATCTTATCTTCAAAAGGAGTATATGCAAGGTGATGTATGTGTTTGGATATAGAATTGGAGGGAAAGGGATGGGAGAGAGATTGAGGGAGCGGCGAAGATTCTCTCCGGTTAAAAAACAACTGAATGGTCTAGTTTCATGGAGGGTTAAGATTGACCGTATACATAGAACTGAGCAACGCGTTAAGAAATTTCCTAATCCAAACAAGGCGTCAAAAATACACTAAAACGAAAAATATTCAAGTAATATTATTAAGCCCTATTCTTAAAAGCTGGATCTCTCTGAACGaagctgaattgaattgaattaaaccAGTTTATAGGACCTGAACTGAACCAAACTAATTTTTAGGAAAAGAAGTGAAATAAAAAAGTAAAGttaactgaattgaactgaaattaTAAGAACCGAACTAAATTCAACTGAACTAAGTTGAAGTGAAATTAAGTTCGGAAGAACTGCTGTATGCTATCTTTGTGCTAACAGTGGTTTTAGCTATCTTTGTTTAATTAATCTGTGCATTGTCTTTAATTTTTAATAATTGTCTTGATGGAATTATTAAAATGGTTATTTAGCGTTTTAATCATTCCTCACCAAACAGAATATGAAGTAGGTAAGCCTCAATGAAGAACATGGGACTAGCTGTCATACTAGATAGTTTTAATTTCATCACTCAGGAAGAAAGACAGTTTCAATTTTAAGCTTGGGTCTAGTTTTAATTGGCATGAGGCGTATCGAGTGCAATGGCACGCGCTTGCCTTGTAGCCACAAGGCAATCAATTTTTACAGACAATATCATATTTTTTCGATAGTTTTCTGCATAATTTCCCGTTTTGAATT from Silene latifolia isolate original U9 population chromosome 5, ASM4854445v1, whole genome shotgun sequence encodes the following:
- the LOC141656890 gene encoding wall-associated receptor kinase 2-like → MGYRNHVFTILVTMVLTPLITGDEASSSLVIAPHCTSKCGNVTIPYPFGIEEGCYYDDPDNLKDYPIMKLMCDSGSNPPKLILGDNVPVSNISLKEGEIGINLNMSFNCYSQGESTGSHSTWANLITFTISSTKNMLVATGCDTYAWFTGFRHGEQYYTGCMTKCDSLNSVTDNQCNGVGCCEASIPDGVTNITTTVASFDNHTDVPFNPCSVAFPVATDAFTFLRKNLTQKLGFYSDFPLLPVVFNWGIGRQSCLKAQQQGTCLCKNNTICSGLEPDQDGYRCECKDGFTGNPYLPQGCQDIDECKGANECEKPEYCTNIDGGYNCECPKGYHGNGTRTDGCISSSKAWLKPVIITAGIGASIIIFLVIGFLLHWRNGERRIKQLRETFFRQNGGLILHQKLSRMDALKIFTAQDLENATDKYNETNIIGRGGYGIVYKGIIANNQQVAIKRSLKVDPGQVEQFINEILVLSQINNRNVVRLLGCCLETEVPLLVYEFINNGTLYDHLNDEAKVPLFTWNIRLRIASEVAEVLAYLHTTISTPIIHRDMKSMNILLDECYTAKVADFGASRLVPVDQGQLATMVLGTLGYLDPEYMQTSELTEKSDVYSFGVVLVEILTRKKALSYQRPEVERCLAMHFLLKMKEDRLFDIIDKNIVNSQGDIAQIKKVANLAKWCLFLKGEDRPTMKEVAMELEGIKRMNKHPWHDVKSSYDQANDCEYLLVGIPKDDEGNSGGKDSDLYNPPSFIPSLGGGR